The genomic interval GACGCGCCTGGTGCTGGACGTGGACGACGTCTCGGATTACTCCGCCTTCCTGCTGCCCAATCCGTATCGCCTGATCATCGACATCCACGGCAAGAAGCCGGCGCAGTCGTTCGCCAAGTTGCCCGTCGTGAATGAGTCGAAGCCGCCGGAGTCGAAGCCGTCTGGCGCGAAGGCGCTGGAGTCGAAGGCGTCCGAAGCAAAAGCAGGCGAGTCGCGGTCGGCTGCAGTCGCGAAGCCGGCGCCGCCTTCGGTCGTCGCGCCGCACGCGGAAGACAAAAAGCCCACCGACGAGCGGCCGGAAGTGGCCAGCCTGTCCCGCCCGGCGGTGGAGCTGAAGGCAACGACGAAGCCAACCTCCGGGCCCACGTTCGAGAAGGTGGCGCCGCGCGCGACCAAAGACAATGCTAAGGATTCCAAGGGCCGAGACTCGAAGGGTCGAGACTCGAAAGACAAGCTCGCCAAGCTCGAGCTTGCGCCCCAGGTAGAAGCCAATGGCTCGAAGGCAAAGCCGGCCGCGAATGGTGAGCGCTCGCTCATCCGCGCCCTGGGCCTGAAGATCGGGCGCATCGTGGTGGACGCCGGCCACGGCGGGCACGATACCGGCACCATCGGGCCGAACGGATTGCAGGAGAAAGACCTCGTCCTCGACGTGGCGCTGCGCCTGGGCAAGCTGATCGACCAGCGCATGGGGGCGGAGGTCATCTACACGCGCGACGACGATACTTTCGTCCCGCTCGAGACGCGCACCGCCATCGCTAACAAGGAGGAGGCGGACCTGTTCATCTCCATCCACGCCAACTCGAGCGACGACGAGAGCGCTCGCGGCATCGAGACCTACTACCTGAACTTCACTTCGTCGGCCGACGCGCTCGAGGTCGCCGCGCGCGAGAATGCGGTCTCGGAGAAATCCATCCACGAGCTGCAGGACCTGGTGAAGAAGATCGCGCTCAAGGACAAGATAGATGAGTCCAAGGAGTTCGCCGGCGACGTGCAGCACTTTCTCTACAGTGGGCTCTCCGCCAAGAACAAAGGGCTGCGCGACCGCGGAGTGAAGAAGGCGCCGTTCATCGTGCTGATCGGGGCGAACATGCCATCGATCCTGGCGGAGATATCGTTCGTCTCCAACCCGCAGGATGAGAAGAAGCTGCAGACGCCCGAATACCGCCAGAAGATAGCCGAATCGCTTTATCGCGGCGTCGCCAAGTACGTGAGCGGACTCTCCGGCGTGAAGGTCGCCAGCAAGCTTCCCGGCGCCAAACTGCCTATAAAAGACAAGGCCGACGGACAGTAGGGAAAGAGATTGAAAGCGATCCGATTTGCCTCGTTGATCCTCGCATTACTTTGGCTAGCAATCTCCCTCTGGGTGGTTTTCTCGAACGTGATCCTTCGAGAGACTCCTTTAGGGGTGATTGCTAGGCTTCTCGATACTCTTCCAGCTCGCGTCGGCAACCCCATCTTCATATGCCTTTGGGCCGTCCTGCTGTTCGGATGGATGTTGCCTCTGGGACTTGGCGTGCTAGGAGTCCGGAGAGGTTTTCGAGGAGAGTGAGTCCCCCACCTGCGACTAAACCCTCGCTTCTGTTGTCTAATGGAAGTAGCCCATGAAGCGCCTTCTCGCCATAGTCTTTCTATTCATCGCCGCGGCCGGCTTCGCTGCCGAGCCCCAGTCAACGCCTGCGCCGCTGTTGCCGCAGGCCTTCTCCGAGTGGCAGAAGACGGCGCCCAAGGTCAGCATCGATCCCGCGCAGGCGGATGCCGCCAACGCCGACGTGCTCAAGGAATACCGCTTCACCGGCTTCGAGGCCGCCACCTACACCAAGGCCGGACGCACGCTCAAACTCAAAGCCGCGCGCT from Acidobacteriota bacterium carries:
- a CDS encoding N-acetylmuramoyl-L-alanine amidase, with product MSYAVPIRRTNLAALVAAFALIAFAAFHVLFPTPALAAPRSVKQKKQAALQHFAKAEQMREALNGRSAGERARKDYSKVIDAYRSVYYLAPTSAKADESVVAVAELLADMGRVFGEDKDFQSAIGQYEFVRKQYPGSRYRFGALFTIAQIYADDLDDQAQAKQAYEEFLKQYPHHRLATDARQALDDMAAEAAAKKKGIKTPKEKQKELAQRQAQGASGNSAPGVALGVSQNNSGAKARGKYPLVTGIRHWSTPDYTRVAIDLEDEVKYEAGRIPNPDRIFFDLHSTKLASELVGKTFDVEDGFLRKIRIAQYQIGETRLVLDVDDVSDYSAFLLPNPYRLIIDIHGKKPAQSFAKLPVVNESKPPESKPSGAKALESKASEAKAGESRSAAVAKPAPPSVVAPHAEDKKPTDERPEVASLSRPAVELKATTKPTSGPTFEKVAPRATKDNAKDSKGRDSKGRDSKDKLAKLELAPQVEANGSKAKPAANGERSLIRALGLKIGRIVVDAGHGGHDTGTIGPNGLQEKDLVLDVALRLGKLIDQRMGAEVIYTRDDDTFVPLETRTAIANKEEADLFISIHANSSDDESARGIETYYLNFTSSADALEVAARENAVSEKSIHELQDLVKKIALKDKIDESKEFAGDVQHFLYSGLSAKNKGLRDRGVKKAPFIVLIGANMPSILAEISFVSNPQDEKKLQTPEYRQKIAESLYRGVAKYVSGLSGVKVASKLPGAKLPIKDKADGQ